Genomic DNA from Rana temporaria chromosome 1, aRanTem1.1, whole genome shotgun sequence:
gaatgaacaagtcggtgaatgaacaagtcggggtaaGCGTCTTCACAGCCATATTTTGATTGAATTGAGTGGGCCCAATCTGTTACAGGGAGTGAGGTAGCAAAGATACGCTGGACAGGTAGAGAGGgcattgcctcactgtgtccctccTAATTGCATCCGTGACCATGGTGGTGTACATTAACATCGAGGGAGTTAACTAAAGTTCAGTTGTGTGTTCAAGTAAAGGTACCCCCCGTGTAAAGTAGTGACCCTATCCAAGATTCCTAGCGTAGTCCAGAATAACCCACCCCGGAATAGCCCTTTTATGTGACCCACATTTGGCAATCAACGAGGTGAGGAACATAGAGGAAGTACCGCCCGTCTACCCCTACAAGGGCACACAACTcacaatatatctatatatattgtatggggttagctgtgtgaccccttggatgggttcaccacacactgaatttatacagactggcagaggaagacggttgaaaacaaagtttttggtttatttttccatcttgctggaaaacaattgcaagcatccaaacagcataaacaaaatcaaacataaaataaaccctagccactctgggcgtctaccttccacacagaaacctatctatggagtctgactcagcctagcgctgggcagacagtgctggtcgtacagcacaaaacaatagtcttttgatttttatcacacagaaaaatcactcctctcctcacctccttcagaagactttcagtgctgctctcctactcacaaagccttaggaatgatgcagcccttcagtggtaatcctttggactacttatagaggccttaattgcctcatcctgaacagctggagtctttcaacgcccttagaccttgtctggctatttttgcagccaacgcctaataacgattggtgtattgtctaaacaaggcagaaacgtatgtcccgtctgtgacaacacccacagatttacctgacttcctgtcacaatatatatatatatatatatatatatatagatagatagatagatatataaatagtgaCCTGCTTGCAATGAGGAGCAAAAAGCAGGATTGGAAGATATTCATTGATATTAGGCTAGTTACAGATATAACATCTTATTCATCTGCATTTCCACTGGTCTTATTTAGTCATTAAGCACTGCACAGGGGAGAGGAGTAAGTAAATTaaagtgtttgtgtgtgtgtgttttttttttcatgcagctaaAACTCCAACACTGATTCCTTGGTGCCATTCCCTGCCATGGCTAAACATAGTCCAGCTCTATATTTGAACTTAATATGACAGCTCTGTTTGATCGTACAGGTATTTTAGAGCAGAGCTGAGATGGGATAATTGTTCTGTGTAATCCCTCTCTGTTGTGTAGAAGCAGTTTTGATATCAGACCCTTTCCCAACACACAATGCCCATCACACAATCTGCCTAGCTCCCCAGATGTaaaaagctgattttttttttttttttttccaagctctgGTTGGATTAAGGAGATCTCAGATGCACAACTCACAGTGAACAAAACCGCCTGAGATTAGAGGGCCAGTTATCGTATTCACTGGGGTTTAGCATTTGTGTCCAAGGATTACAGgagctttttttttcacataaaatagTTTGAGTTATAAAGTGGCAGCTTTAGCGGAATGAAATAAAGGTatttaaaattacagaaaaatcaAGCAATGAAAGGAGACACTTTAAGCTAAAAGTATTAAAGGTAACTGGGGTCTCTCTGTGAGTACGCAAGATGAGGTGTTTTATAAAGGAAGGAATCATAGCACTGACAAACGGAGGACAAGAAGCAATGCAGAAACAAACTCCCATCATGGCACCACCGATCAAGCAAAATGCTAAAAACAAGATTCAACGACCCTTCTCTATTGAAAGCATCCTATCTCTTCCTTCACCTGAAATCAAACAAAAGATTGACAGTTGTCAGCAGAGATCAGTGTGGGCACAGAACAGGCAAAGCCCATTAACTACTTCTCAGGATGACCAATCTGTGACTGTATGCAGCTGTTGTTGTTGTGTACATTCCCATCACCAATCTGCTGAGGATCCTTCATGGCTTGGTAAGTATCACATTCTATTAAACCGCAAAATAAAATTTAGAGGAAACCtgtattgaaaaaaatacaaagtcTGCTATTGCTGAGCTCctactgaaaatgctagttgcctgaatGTCTCTAGTTGTATTGTTTTCCGAGTCAGACCAAGAAGAAGCATGCAGCGACAGAAGTCAAAATAAGGTGAGTCGCCTGATCTCCATAACTGCTCCAGGTCCAGGTCTTGACTCAAATTATTAAAGCTTTTTTAAAGTTATTGCTGACCTTCTTCTGAAAATGTTAGTTTCCTGACTATCTCTAGTTTCTATACATTCTGGGTGAGACTAGGAAAAAGCATGCTACAACAGACGTCAAAATAAAGTCAGACTTCTAATCtccatacttgttccaggtccaTGTCTTGACTCAAATTATGAAAGCTTTTGGTCAGTTTTGCTGACCTTCTTCTGAAAATGTTAGTTTCCTGACTATCTCTAGTTTCTATACATTCTGGGCGAGACCAGGAAGAAGCATGCTATAacagacgtaaaaaaaaaaatcagacttcTAATCTCCATACTTGTTTCAGGTTTTGATTTTGCTCCATGTCCAGGCCTTGATTCAGTTTATCAAAGTTATTGGTCAGCTATCACTGGTTGCCTTCTAAAAATTGTAATTGCCTGACTAGCTCTAGTTTTCTTAGTTTCTGAATCAGACCAGGAAGAGGCATGCAGCAACAGAAGTCAAAATAAGGTCAGACACATGATTTTCTTATTTGCACCCAGTTTTGGTCCTATTCCAGGTCCAGGTCTTGATTATTTACGCTATTGATCAGCTATTTTTGGCCTCCACCTGAGAATGCTAGTTgtctgcaggggtcaagtcctggggaaaaaagtgtgggaactcccacccaagatccactcccccactaaaaaaaaaaaaatgatacgctcatatgcataattactaaaccgcgtgttttttttttttttttctatccactgcaccttagtaatcctttatgttaccggctgcttcctgtatatggattcatcgggaagTGTGCGGGTATTTTGTCACTTTCTCGATGtcgcgatgtctcctgggagcttttgtcattgttctcaggagacattgtggaggtctggcGTGAGTTATCACGgggtttagaaagaactttaagtgacaaaatacctgcacactacccgatgaatccttatacagaaagcggccagtaacataaaggattactaaggttcgcctgtccctgacagtgactcgagctgggcatcgctgcttagtgaagtatcggctcgggcggctcggctgctctagtactccaaagggaactgcgttcctgctgtgaaaaaagtgcagggtctccgttcccacgcgttcccgcaggacttgagccctggttgtcTGACTATCTCTagttttttcagtttctgaatcaGACCAGGAAGAAGCATGCAGCAACAGAAGTCAAAATAAGGCGAGACACCCGATCTCCATACTTGTTCCAAATTTTGGTCCTATTTCAGGTCCAGGTCTTCACTCAGATTATTGAATCTATTGGTCAGCTATTGCTGGCCTTTATCTGAAAATGCTAGATGTTTGACTACCAGGTAGTGGTCTCACCTgggggcatcaatggtttcaagaaactattagataagcacgttaacgaccacaacatacagggatatacaaggtaatactgacatataatcacacacataggttggacttgatggacttgtgtcttttttcaaccttacctactatgtaactatgtaactatgtatgtatgtaacctCTAGTTTCATTAATTTCTGGGTCAGACAGAAAATGAGATTAAATTAATGTCAGAcacctgatctccatacttgcTCCATGTCTTGGTTTTGTTCCATGTCTAGGTCTTGACTCCGATATTTAGGGGAATTGGTCAACTATCActgacctccttctaaaaatgctagttgcctgactATCTCTAGTTGTATTAGTTTCTGAGTTGGACCAGGATGAAGCATGCAGAGACAGATGTCCAATTAAGGTCAGACACCAGATCTCCATACTTGTTCGAGGTCTTGGCCTTGTTCCAGGTCTTAACAAATTATTACAACTATTGCTCAGTTATTGCTGACCTGCTTCTGAAAATTCTAGGTGCTGGACTATCTCAAATTATTGAAGTTATTGGATCATTTAATCATCCAGGTAATTAGTATTTTTAGGAGGGGATCAGCAATAGCAGCCTATTATCAGTTATTACAAAGATACTTGAAGTATTTGTTAGGAGTGGTCATCAGGAATAAAAAAGGAACCatcgttaaagcggaggttcacccaaaaatccactttttgacattagctgtagcatactgctaacatctgcagtatgctgtttttttttttttttttacttgtacttatcgttatatgagcccttgttttccggctccgagcggggaatcttgcggggaatgggcgtttctaagcgaagaggagttgattaaTGGCTtctaaggcgcgtcttggcctctgtttaatcttcaactgccatgatgctgcacatgtgatcagttaggacaccagccattggatggtttgacagtttggttgagagcacaaccaatgtgacagttagcattcccggcatgccaggaatgtaactgctttttcaaactgttaaattgatgggtttacttccgctttaaggatgctggaaagttcattttgagggtgaacctccgctttaagtgtacaCACACATCACACATGATGCATGAAAAAACTGTTATTATTGACTTTTTTATACCATGcaattatttatatgttttttggaaaaTCAGTACATTTTCTTACCCACTTGTTCTTTTGACCACTTTAATTCAGCTACACATATCCACTGGCCCCTCCACGTGCTGCACGCCTTCTCGGAAGATGGGGCAAGACTTGTCCAGAAGACTGCTCCAGGGATAAATGCATTTCCACTTAACCAGCGCCGGACTCGCCGGCATCGTACTATATTTACAGAAGAACAATTAGAGGCTTTAGAGGAAACCTTTCACCATAACCAGTACCCAGATGTGATAGCTCGAGAACAGCTGGCAGGACGAATTCAACTTAGAGAAGAGCGAGTAGAGGTAAGATAAAAGAAAATACTTATCACTTTCAACATAATTTTTAACTGAACGAAAACATGCACGTTTTTAATATCTTTTAGGGACACTATTGATGAGATCCTAGCTCCTGAGTGCCTGGGTACACCAGACATGTCCATTGTTATGAGTTCCTATTATGCACTCTTTatttacagtgggtatagaaaataatcaccccccctttaaaataattaaattttgtTGCTTTTCAGCCTGAAGACAGAcaccgtttttgttttttccagctGTATTtgctagtgcaacttataacacccaagtgaaagatataacaccaacatgtcagaacaaaaaaaagttataaaactttactgagttggaaaaaggatcacccaccTTATGCCAGTATTTTGTTGCTGGaccacattttgctttaattacagcctttagtcagtTGGgctatgtctctactaactttgcacatttgaaatttgcaatatttgcccactcatcTTtgtagaactgctcaagttcagttaaatgtgatggtgaccgtttgtggactgcagtcttcaagtcattccacagattttcaatagggttcaagtctgggctccgACCAAGCCATACAAGAACGTTCacccttttctccttcaaccactgtgtgcgaATTGTTGTTGTGTGCTCTGGGTCATTGTAatattggaaggtaaaccttcttcccattgacaactttctggcagaaagCAGCAGATTTTCCTAAAAATTTGTATAGTATGTTGCcctatccattttccttctatcctaacaagtgctccagtccctgctgaatgctttactgtaggaatggtgctatttggatggtgagctgtattagaTTTCCGCCAGACTATTTGCTATACTTAGACTTTAAAGCTAATTTCCATGTTTCTggtcactttaaatagtttgatCTAACAAACAATTTCCTTTACGAAGAGCTGCACTGGCTCTTAGCACTGTATAAACTGCATGTAGCTtaagctacatacagtacactcTGCTGGGTTCCAGCTGTGAGACAGAGACTCCCTGTCTCACACTAGAACAATGCAGAGTCTGCTTGAGTGGTGCTTAGCcattcataggcagctttgtattctgtgaatgaatcagaggaagcttttttattaattcacagaatacaaagcttcctatgaatggctgagcacTGCTCAGACAGACTGACTCTGCATTGTTCCAGAAGtgggacagaaagagagagagagaagaggcagAATTCACACTCAGTGCCTCAGTTTAAGGcaaatacacactatagaaggatatgctatGTTCATTTTTTCAgacgtttacaaccactttgaatgGATTACAGACAGTAATAAGTCCaaattcatacctcccaactttttgagatgagaacGAGGGACACATGTTAGCAAAAAAAAAGTACGTAGACATAGGAAACGCCACACCTAATAGAGAATTACATGAATATTAGTTTAACCCACaaattctttttttaaccactactagtCCTTTATACTGACTTTTGAAACTTACAAATGCAACaacttagaatttggatgaaaagttTTGCACTGCGA
This window encodes:
- the GSC2 gene encoding homeobox protein goosecoid-2, whose protein sequence is MRCFIKEGIIALTNGGQEAMQKQTPIMAPPIKQNAKNKIQRPFSIESILSLPSPEIKQKIDSCQQRSVWAQNRQSPLTTSQDDQSVTVCSCCCCVHSHHQSAEDPSWLATHIHWPLHVLHAFSEDGARLVQKTAPGINAFPLNQRRTRRHRTIFTEEQLEALEETFHHNQYPDVIAREQLAGRIQLREERVEVWFKNRRAKWRRQKRVTASVLVLQGKKNTDDSC